Proteins from one Methanothrix sp. genomic window:
- a CDS encoding manganese-dependent inorganic pyrophosphatase, whose amino-acid sequence MADNIYVVGHKSPDTDSVTSAITYANLKNQLGMKDVVPAAAGEINNETKYVLEHFKIAPPVVLKDATDKKVILVDHNEVGQAVDNIMKADIQEIIDHHKIGDIQTGKPIFFHNEPVGATGTIIASMYELNGVKISKEMAGLMMAAILSDTVLFKSPTCTDKDKATVEKLSKICGEDPQKFGMEMLKAKSDIKSKTAKDIVFGDFKKFDFSGVKAGVGQIEVMDLADLAPKREEILAEMRKTLESEKLDMVVLMLTDVIKEASDLLFVGTDAAKAGFEKAFGGKVVNNSIYKEKVLSRKKQVIPPLESAFKK is encoded by the coding sequence TTGGCAGATAATATCTATGTGGTCGGGCATAAGAGTCCGGATACAGATTCCGTGACCTCCGCGATAACATACGCGAATCTGAAGAACCAGCTTGGAATGAAGGATGTCGTCCCCGCAGCCGCAGGGGAGATCAACAACGAGACAAAGTATGTGCTTGAGCACTTCAAGATAGCTCCGCCTGTTGTGCTGAAGGACGCGACCGATAAGAAGGTGATCCTGGTCGATCACAACGAGGTGGGCCAGGCTGTGGACAACATCATGAAGGCTGACATACAGGAGATCATCGATCACCACAAGATAGGGGACATACAGACCGGCAAGCCGATATTCTTCCACAACGAGCCTGTGGGCGCGACCGGAACGATCATCGCCAGCATGTACGAGCTGAACGGGGTCAAGATATCAAAGGAGATGGCAGGCCTCATGATGGCCGCGATTCTGAGCGATACGGTTCTCTTCAAGTCACCGACATGCACCGACAAGGACAAGGCGACAGTGGAGAAGCTCTCTAAGATCTGTGGAGAGGATCCGCAGAAGTTCGGCATGGAGATGCTCAAGGCGAAGAGCGATATAAAGTCGAAGACAGCGAAGGACATAGTCTTCGGCGACTTCAAGAAGTTCGACTTCAGCGGTGTCAAGGCTGGCGTCGGCCAGATCGAGGTCATGGATCTCGCGGATCTCGCCCCGAAGCGGGAGGAGATCCTTGCGGAGATGAGAAAGACCCTGGAGTCTGAGAAGCTCGATATGGTTGTTCTGATGCTCACAGACGTCATCAAGGAGGCATCAGATCTCCTCTTCGTCGGCACAGATGCCGCAAAAGCGGGATTCGAGAAGGCGTTCGGCGGAAAGGTCGTCAACAACTCCATCTACAAGGAGAAGGTGCTCTCGAGAAAGAAGCAGGTCATCCCGCCGCTCGAGTCAGCATTCAAGAAGTGA
- the phrB gene encoding deoxyribodipyrimidine photo-lyase, with the protein MHVNPGRIRAIRSGEARGPVIYWMSRDQRVNDNWALLYALEIARKLNESLAVVFCLTPRFLEAGTGDRSYRFMLDGLRELEQRLSSLGIAFMLAYGDPGDVMPDLIDDSGAGMLVADFSPLRISRTWKSMVADRVEIPFHEVDAHNIVPCWIASQKQEWSAHTFRLKLKKHLSEFMEEFPGPSPPLRPWRESVENRWPDPGTQKASGCRIRSGERAAAEQLERFITEGLEWYASHRNDPARDAQSGLSPYLHLGQLSAQRVALNIMALGDYTEFLDELIVRRELSDNFCYHNEHYDSMEGMPEWARRTLEDHRNDRRDYIYSYDELEGAKTHDDLWNAAQLEMLIKGKMHGYLRMYWAKKILEWSESPEDALITAIRLNDRYELDGRDPNGYAGCGWSIGGLHDRPFKERPVFGKIRYMSYEGMRRKFDAREYINRISRMADQ; encoded by the coding sequence ATGCACGTAAATCCTGGGAGGATCAGAGCGATTCGCAGCGGCGAGGCTCGCGGGCCTGTGATCTACTGGATGAGCCGCGACCAGCGCGTCAACGACAACTGGGCTCTGCTGTACGCTCTTGAGATCGCCAGAAAGCTGAACGAGTCCCTGGCTGTCGTCTTCTGCCTGACGCCGAGGTTTCTGGAGGCAGGAACAGGAGATCGCTCCTACAGATTCATGCTTGATGGATTGAGAGAGCTTGAGCAGCGTCTTTCGAGCCTTGGTATCGCGTTCATGCTCGCATACGGAGATCCTGGAGATGTGATGCCGGATCTCATCGACGATTCCGGAGCAGGGATGCTGGTTGCTGACTTCAGCCCGCTCAGGATCTCGCGAACCTGGAAGTCGATGGTTGCAGATCGCGTAGAAATACCGTTCCACGAGGTGGACGCGCACAACATAGTCCCGTGCTGGATTGCGTCGCAGAAGCAGGAGTGGTCCGCACACACGTTCAGGTTGAAGCTAAAAAAGCATCTCTCAGAGTTCATGGAGGAGTTCCCGGGTCCCAGTCCACCACTGAGGCCCTGGAGGGAGAGCGTGGAGAACAGATGGCCCGATCCGGGCACCCAGAAGGCTTCGGGCTGCAGGATCCGCTCCGGCGAGCGGGCCGCAGCCGAGCAGCTTGAGCGCTTCATCACAGAGGGCCTGGAGTGGTACGCATCGCATCGCAACGATCCGGCAAGAGATGCCCAGTCCGGCCTCTCCCCGTATCTCCACCTCGGCCAGCTGTCAGCTCAGAGGGTTGCCCTGAACATCATGGCCCTGGGGGATTACACGGAGTTTCTCGATGAGCTGATCGTGCGCAGGGAGCTCTCGGACAACTTCTGTTACCACAACGAGCATTACGACTCCATGGAGGGAATGCCTGAATGGGCGCGCAGGACTCTAGAGGACCACAGAAACGACAGGCGAGATTACATATACTCTTATGATGAGCTGGAGGGCGCGAAGACGCATGATGATCTCTGGAACGCAGCCCAGCTTGAGATGCTTATAAAAGGGAAGATGCACGGGTACCTCAGAATGTACTGGGCGAAGAAGATTCTGGAGTGGTCGGAGTCTCCAGAGGATGCGCTCATTACTGCGATACGCCTCAACGACAGATACGAGCTCGACGGCCGCGACCCGAACGGCTATGCCGGCTGCGGATGGAGCATTGGGGGTCTCCATGACAGGCCGTTCAAGGAGAGGCCTGTATTCGGGAAGATAAGATACATGAGCTATGAGGGGATGAGAAGAAAGTTTGATGCCCGGGAGTATATAAATCGCATCTCCCGGATGGCAGATCAGTAG
- a CDS encoding LSm family protein produces the protein MAQRPLDILNESLNSPVIVKLKDGRAFRGELQGYDIHMNLVLENTEEIAEGTARKIGAVIVRGDNVVYISP, from the coding sequence ATGGCTCAGAGGCCGCTTGATATTTTGAATGAATCGCTAAATTCGCCCGTGATAGTGAAGCTCAAGGATGGAAGGGCGTTTCGCGGAGAGCTCCAGGGCTATGACATACACATGAACCTTGTCCTGGAGAACACAGAGGAGATCGCGGAGGGCACAGCACGCAAGATCGGCGCTGTGATAGTTCGTGGGGACAATGTCGTCTACATATCGCCATGA
- a CDS encoding 50S ribosomal protein L37e, which yields MSKGTPSMGKCHKRTHVRCRRCGKLSYNFNRKTCVACGFGRSKRLRSYKWMRKAGY from the coding sequence ATGAGCAAAGGCACGCCCTCTATGGGCAAATGTCACAAAAGGACGCATGTAAGGTGCAGGAGATGCGGCAAGCTCTCATACAACTTCAACAGAAAGACATGCGTCGCGTGCGGTTTCGGCAGATCGAAGAGGCTCAGAAGTTACAAGTGGATGCGTAAGGCTGGATACTGA
- a CDS encoding RNA-binding protein, whose translation MRIKSRHHLKGSEVKRILSAIGDQIEDPDLLRRASMELAETDEGFEIIIVNGKPLLMIINGEPFFTVLGAIELSPKGRTVVVDSGAVRFIANGADVMGPGIVHADPEIEAGDLVVVVEERHRKPLAVGRALRAGPDMKGEGKAVESIHHVGDKIWKSIC comes from the coding sequence ATGAGGATCAAATCCAGGCACCACCTGAAGGGCAGCGAGGTCAAAAGAATACTGAGCGCAATCGGGGATCAGATCGAGGATCCCGATCTTCTGAGAAGAGCCTCGATGGAGCTCGCCGAGACCGACGAGGGTTTCGAGATCATAATCGTTAACGGTAAACCTCTTTTGATGATAATAAACGGAGAGCCGTTCTTCACAGTCCTGGGAGCAATCGAGCTGTCCCCAAAGGGAAGAACAGTGGTGGTGGATTCGGGTGCTGTGAGATTCATAGCAAACGGCGCTGATGTGATGGGCCCTGGGATAGTGCATGCAGATCCCGAGATCGAAGCCGGAGATCTCGTCGTTGTCGTGGAAGAGCGGCACAGGAAGCCGCTTGCTGTGGGGAGGGCGCTCCGGGCCGGTCCGGATATGAAGGGTGAGGGGAAGGCTGTTGAGTCGATCCATCACGTCGGCGACAAAATATGGAAGAGCATCTGCTGA